From a single Bacteroidota bacterium genomic region:
- a CDS encoding cytoplasmic protein, which translates to MEYIPVKVDCHSGWKADEYPVCFYMGKEKFEIKEIIDRWYQGDMNPKWPAANYFKVCTISGKLYVLKHETQKDRWYLIVPDTNDFFSDRLD; encoded by the coding sequence ATGGAATATATTCCGGTAAAAGTTGATTGCCATTCAGGTTGGAAAGCAGATGAATATCCGGTATGCTTTTATATGGGAAAGGAGAAATTTGAAATAAAAGAAATCATTGACCGCTGGTATCAGGGAGACATGAATCCCAAATGGCCGGCAGCAAATTATTTTAAGGTTTGCACCATTTCTGGCAAGCTCTATGTCCTTAAACATGAAACCCAAAAGGACAGATGGTATTTAATCGTACCTGATACAAATGATTTCTTTAGTGACCGTTTGGATTAA
- a CDS encoding polysaccharide deacetylase family protein, with translation MKLNQAILFVITVLIFQQSYAQKAKEWNGKQCAVVLTYDDALNVHLDNVIPCLDSAGIKGTFYIVGESPALNKRIAEWRLAAKHGHELGNHTLTHPCDACKPGRSWVTPEKDLSKYSVDRAIKEIRVNNTLLKAIDGKTERTFAFPCGDTKIDTVNFYDAVKHEFAGARGVKSDLKSLNQVDLNDINCYGMNGQSGDYMIDLVNKAMKSHTLLVFLFHGVGGEHSINVSREAHSQLIHYLKQHKNEIWVAPMVEVAKYIKKNQSHKK, from the coding sequence ATGAAACTTAATCAAGCAATTTTGTTTGTTATCACAGTCTTAATATTTCAACAATCTTATGCCCAAAAGGCAAAAGAATGGAACGGGAAACAATGTGCAGTCGTCCTCACGTATGATGATGCACTGAATGTGCATTTGGACAATGTCATACCCTGTCTGGATTCCGCAGGCATAAAAGGGACATTTTATATAGTTGGAGAATCGCCGGCACTCAACAAAAGGATCGCTGAATGGAGGCTGGCCGCAAAACATGGCCACGAATTGGGCAACCACACCCTGACTCATCCCTGTGACGCATGCAAACCGGGGAGATCATGGGTCACCCCGGAAAAAGACCTTAGTAAATACTCAGTTGACCGTGCGATTAAGGAAATCAGGGTAAACAATACCCTTTTAAAAGCCATAGATGGAAAAACAGAAAGGACTTTTGCCTTTCCCTGCGGTGACACCAAAATTGATACCGTAAACTTCTATGATGCCGTTAAACATGAATTTGCCGGGGCCAGAGGTGTCAAGTCTGACCTCAAATCCTTAAACCAGGTAGATTTAAACGATATCAACTGTTATGGAATGAACGGCCAGTCGGGGGATTATATGATTGACCTTGTAAATAAAGCAATGAAGTCGCATACTTTACTTGTGTTCCTTTTTCATGGAGTTGGCGGCGAGCACAGTATCAATGTCTCCCGTGAAGCCCACAGCCAGTTGATTCATTACCTGAAACAACATAAAAATGAAATCTGGGTTGCCCCCATGGTCGAGGTTGCAAAATACATCAAAAAAAATCAAAGTCATAAAAAATAG
- a CDS encoding DUF72 domain-containing protein, translated as DKQLLNNFIGILTGKYSTYRFAIEARHKSWFTEDCFKLLEQYNIALVIADSGKRYPYSEVVTADFVYFRFHGHEQLYASDYSEQELQHYAGKIIGWLKENKEIWAFFNNDYQGFAPKNAMRLKEIIEEKMDFI; from the coding sequence TGATAAACAATTGTTGAATAATTTTATTGGCATATTAACCGGGAAATATAGCACTTACAGGTTTGCCATTGAAGCCAGGCATAAATCCTGGTTCACGGAAGATTGTTTCAAATTGCTTGAACAGTATAATATTGCTTTAGTAATAGCCGATTCCGGCAAACGATACCCTTATTCTGAAGTTGTTACCGCTGATTTCGTTTACTTTCGTTTTCACGGGCATGAACAGCTTTATGCTTCGGACTACAGCGAACAGGAATTACAGCATTATGCCGGAAAAATAATTGGCTGGTTGAAAGAGAACAAAGAAATCTGGGCGTTTTTTAACAATGACTATCAAGGGTTTGCCCCTAAAAATGCTATGCGATTAAAGGAAATCATCGAGGAGAAAATGGATTTTATATAG